A single Lactuca sativa cultivar Salinas chromosome 8, Lsat_Salinas_v11, whole genome shotgun sequence DNA region contains:
- the LOC111915282 gene encoding subtilisin-like protease SBT1.6, translating to MAVLICTLFLFLFAAGEAVSTDPTLKTYIFRVDGESKPSIFPTHYHWYTSEFTESTSILHVYDTVFRGFSASVTSSQASALEKHPSVLAVFEDRRRQLHTTRSPQFVGLRNQRGLWSESDYGSDVIIGVFDTGIWPERRSFTDLNLGPVPKRWKGVCQTGVKFTARNCNRKIVGARFFAKGHEASGGFGGIGFGGTINDTVEFRSPRDADGHGTHTASTAAGRYVFKASMAGYASGIAKGVAPKARLAIYKVCWKSAGCFDSDILAAFDAAVNDGVDVISISIGGGDGISSPYYLDPIAIGAYGAVSRGVFVSSSAGNDGPNGMSVTNLAPWLTTVGAGTIDRNFPAEVILGDGRKLAGVSLYAGPSFSGKKYPLIYPGKSGILSASLCMENALDPNLVRGKIVICDRGSSPRVAKGLVVKKAGGVGMILSNGVSNGEGLVGDAHLIPACSVGSDEGDEIKAYAATGRATATINFQGTVIGIRPAPVVASFSGRGPNGMNPEILKPDLIAPGVNILAAWTDAVGPTGLDSDDRKMEFNILSGTSMSCPHVSGAAALLKSAHPDWSPAAIKSAIMTTASTVNKQLQPMTDESTGNATTPYDFGAGHLNLDLAMDPGLVYDLTNQDYVSFLCSIGYGAKTIQVITRSPAACPMRRKPVPENLNYPSIAALFSTGKKGVLRKTLIRRVKNVGDVNSVYNVKVEAPKGVSVAVRPGKLVFSDKVRELSYYVTVKMDGSSVMMGDSGAVFGSLSWVDGKHVVRSPIVVTQLDPM from the coding sequence ATGGCTGTGCTCATCTGTACACTTTTCCTCTTCCTTTTCGCCGCTGGCGAAGCCGTATCCACAGATCCGACGCTGAAAACTTACATTTTCCGAGTAGATGGCGAATCAAAGCCGTCGATCTTTCCCACTCATTACCACTGGTACACTTCTGAGTTCACTGAATCCACCAGTATCCTTCATGTATACGACACAGTTTTCAGAGGCTTCTCTGCGTCTGTCACTTCCTCACAAGCTTCCGCCTTGGAAAAGCATCCGTCTGTGTTAGCGGTGTTTGAAGACCGCCGCCGTCAGCTTCATACTACTCGGTCGCCGCAGTTTGTTGGGCTGAGGAACCAGAGAGGTTTGTGGTCTGAATCGGATTACGGTTCAGATGTTATTATTGGCGTATTTGATACAGGAATTTGGCCGGAGAGAAGGAGTTTCACCGATCTGAACCTCGGACCTGTTCCGAAGCGGTGGAAAGGCGTTTGCCAGACCGGAGTGAAATTCACGGCGAGGAATTGTAATAGGAAGATTGTTGGAGCTCGATTCTTCGCTAAAGGACATGAAGCTTCTGGTGGATTTGGAGGTATTGGATTCGGTGGCACGATTAACGATACAGTTGAGTTTCGGTCTCCGAGAGACGCCGATGGCCACGGTACTCATACGGCGTCTACAGCCGCCGGTAGGTACGTTTTTAAAGCTAGTATGGCTGGATACGCTTCTGGAATAGCTAAAGGTGTTGCTCCGAAAGCTAGATTGGCGATTTATAAAGTTTGCTGGAAAAGCGCTGGTTGTTTTGATTCAGATATCCTTGCAGCCTTTGACGCTGCCGTTAACGACGGTGTAGATGTTATCTCTATTTCTATCGGAGGCGGCGACGGCATTTCTTCACCGTATTATCTCGATCCAATTGCAATTGGAGCTTACGGCGCTGTTTCGAGAGGTGTTTTCGTCTCCTCCTCCGCCGGAAACGACGGTCCTAACGGAATGTCGGTCACTAACCTAGCCCCGTGGCTCACTACCGTCGGAGCAGGCACAATTGACAGAAATTTCCCGGCGGAAGTTATCCTTGGCGACGGAAGAAAGCTCGCAGGTGTATCGTTATACGCTGGTCCCTCATTCAGCGGAAAAAAATATCCCCTAATTTATCCCGGAAAATCAGGAATTTTATCTGCATCATTGTGTATGGAAAATGCATTGGATCCAAACCTCGTCAGGGGTAAAATTGTAATTTGCGATAGAGGCAGTAGTCCGAGGGTGGCCAAGGGGTTGGTGGTGAAGAAAGCCGGCGGTGTCGGAATGATTCTCTCCAATGGAGTTTCCAACGGTGAAGGACTCGTCGGCGACGCTCATCTCATCCCGGCGTGCTCCGTCGGGTCGGACGAAGGAGACGAAATTAAAGCTTACGCCGCCACCGGCCGCGCCACCGCTACAATCAATTTTCAAGGAACAGTTATCGGAATAAGGCCAGCGCCGGTGGTGGCCTCCTTTTCCGGTAGAGGACCCAACGGGATGAACCCCGAGATTCTAAAACCTGATTTAATTGCTCCGGGAGTAAACATCTTAGCTGCTTGGACCGACGCCGTGGGTCCGACTGGGTTAGATTCCGATGATCGGAAAATGGAGTTCAATATCCTGTCAGGAACTTCAATGTCTTGTCCTCATGTGAGCGGCGCCGCCGCTCTTCTAAAATCCGCCCACCCGGACTGGTCACCAGCGGCAATAAAATCCGCCATCATGACCACCGCAAGCACCGTCAACAAACAGCTCCAACCCATGACAGACGAATCCACCGGCAACGCAACCACACCTTATGATTTCGGCGCCGGTCATCTAAACCTCGACCTCGCCATGGATCCAGGTCTAGTTTACGATCTCACCAATCAAGATTACGTAAGCTTCCTATGCTCAATCGGCTATGGCGCAAAGACAATCCAGGTAATCACTCGATCTCCGGCGGCTTGTCCGATGAGAAGAAAACCAGTCCCGGAAAACTTAAATTACCCATCAATCGCCGCCTTGTTTTCCACCGGGAAAAAGGGGGTTTTGAGGAAGACATTGATTCGAAGAGTGAAGAACGTCGGTGATGTGAATTCGGTTTACAATGTGAAGGTGGAGGCGCCGAAGGGTGTCTCGGTGGCTGTGAGGCCGGGAAAGTTGGTGTTTTCCGATAAGGTAAGGGAATTGAGTTACTACGTCACCGTGAAAATGGACGGGAGTAGTGTAATGATGGGTGATTCCGGTGCTGTATTCGGGTCGCTTTCATGGGTTGATGGAAAGCATGTGGTTCGAAGCCCTATTGTGGTGACACAATTAGACCCAATGTGA